A segment of the Meriones unguiculatus strain TT.TT164.6M chromosome 10, Bangor_MerUng_6.1, whole genome shotgun sequence genome:
CCGCAGTCTCACCGAGGTCAGAGAGCCAGAGAAGGTttggtgtggggggaggggggcgggaGGGTATATGGCCGGCCCAAGCGCTGGACAGctgagaggaggagggagccCACACTGAGTTGACAGTTTTAAAAATAGCTAAGTCCAAAATTCCAGGAACGTTGGTGGCGGTGGGGTGTGGGAGTGAAGGCAGTGGGGATGATAAGCAGAATGAGAATGGAATACGGAACGTTGGGTACCCAGGAGGGAGAAAGTAAAGAAACGCGACGGGCAGGCCGTCCGGCCGGCCGCAGCCGGCAGGGTCTGCCTTCCCCGCCAGGCAGGCCCTCCAGCCTTCTCAGCAATGCGCTCCCGCCTTCAGGAAGGCCTCTTACTGCCCTCATCCTTGCTACTGACGACCCCGCTGGCTGCCGCGCAGAGGTGGCTGGCTTTGAAGAGCAACAGCGAACGTTGCTCAGAGACCCTCCCCCACCCTTGCCAAGGATTTCAGAAGCTGGAAGTCCCAGCTGTCCAGAGGAGAAACCCGAGAGCGGAATTGTCTCCGAGAAGGGTTCACTCTGTCCGCTTGGGTCCCTGCAGCTGTCTCCCCATCTCCACCGTTTCCATTACGCTAGTCTGTGCGCCATTGCTCTtcctggacacacacagacacacacatacacacacacactcatacacacattcacactcacacacacacgcacactcactcatacacactctcacacacacactcacacacagtcccacacacagtcacacacacacacacacacacacacacagtcacacacactcagacacactcacacacacacagtcacacacatacatacacactcacactcacacacacacacacagtcacacacacagtcacacacacacacagtcacacacagtcacacacagtcacacacacacacagtcacacacacagtcacacacacacacagtcacacacagtcacacacacactcacacacacagtcacacacatacacacacactcacacacacacacacacagtcacacacacagtcacacacagtcacacacacactcacacacacacagtcacacacatacacacacactcacacacacacacacagtcacacacacagtcacacacagtcacacacacacagtcacacacacactcacacacacacacacacacactcactcacacacacacatacaacatatgTCCTGGGTTGcaggggcttggggaggggcaattAGAGGCAAAGAGGAGACATTTTTGAAGACTCCGATCCATGGAGAAAGGAGTCCGGCAACCACGTGACTAATGGtgactctggttccaggggatccaatgccctcggCTGACCTCTGGTGGCttttgcacacatgtggtgcacatactaacacccaggcacacacatgtacccataaatttttttttaaatagtgttttTAAGGAAAGCATTGTTGTTTTAAAACGGGGTTGTTaggtgtgtagccctggctgacctagaactcacgaCGTTGACCAGATGACTGAGACACTCATGCCAACGGTGCGGGGATTACAGGCAGGGCCACTGCGCCCAACAGCGCAGAAGTGTTTCACAGTACTCGCCATCACCGACAGCAGAGCTGGTAttattctggagccattttgtgTTGTGggcttcagaaacaaacaaacaaatcaataaataagtggaaggctggagagatggctcagaggttaagagcactggccctTCTTCCAAAGGTcgtgagttcagttctcagcacccagccATAGCGAGATCTGCAAGcagaacacagaaataaattaaaaaaaaaaaaaaattaatggcagCCGGGTGTGGTattgcacgcctgtaatcccagcactccaggaggcagaggcaggcttatctccatgagttcagggccaacctggtctacaaagcaagtccaaagcaaccaaggctacacagagaacactTGTTTCAAAacgcaacccccccccccccgcaataAACTGAcgaaggctggagagaaggctgcaCAGCTGAGAGCAGAGGTCTGCAGAGGACCTGCGTTTGGCTCCCAGCAGCCATCAGGTGGCCTCAGAGGGTGCTTTTCTTCTGCCTCCTTGGGAACTACTCACCCCCTCACATAAACAGACTCTTATTTTTAAGATAAGTATtaatggtgtttgtttgtttttgttggtggtgtttttttttttttattttttgtggggtttttgttgttgttgttgttttattttgttttgtcgtTTGCATTGTTTGAAACAGTCTCCCTATATAGCCTAGGCCGACCtgaaacttgcaatcctcctgcttcaacttcCTGGGTGCTGTAATTACAGGTGGCCAATCCTGGGGTTTTTGAGAGCCATGATCTTTGGTGTGGGATAGAAATGCCGATTCCTGTTGGTGAAGCTAAGTAAAAACTCAACTCTAAACCGCTCCAGGGATCCGATGCCCCCTACTGGtctcctcaggcactgcatgcagatgcaggcaagacacccttacacattaaaaaaaaaaaaaaatcttttatgtttaaaagcaaatttaaatTGTAAAGATAACTGTGTTCATCGCATCTTGTCTTTAAATATTCCTAATTTATCATGGAAAGACCCAAAAGCAGTGACACTTCTACTGTCTTAAGTATCAAGTTGTGATACAAAGTGTGATTTCCCACTCTAACAAACCAGAACTCTTTGGAGAATGGCTTATTTCCACTGGGGGCCAGGAATTATCTAAGAGAAGCAAGGGAGCTCTAAAATACTGTATcaagatgggcatggtggcacatgcctttattcccggcactcaggaggcagaggcagattgatCTCTATGAatgtcaggccagcctggtctacataaggagtTGCAGGCTATctaaggctatatagtgagatccagCCTCAAATCAAGcaggcaagcaaacaaaatgtATCAAAAGGAACCAGGAGGGAACTAGAATGTCTTTTGCCACTTGCCAAAGACAGAAGAAATTAATTACAAAAAATGGATACTGTATGTATTGTATTGACACACaacaaacatttttataattagtttagttttattttatgtgcactagtgtgaaggtgtcagatcctttgaggttacagacagttgtgagctgccctgtgggtgctgggaattgaactctggtctattaggaagggcagacagtgctcctaaccactgaaccatctctccagccccacagcaaACATTTTAAAGCTAAATTCACAATTATACTTAAAAGTAAAAAGTGACTAGCCATTATTGTATTGGTCCATTTTGAAAGCTGCTGGTAAGTGGAGAGAACCAAACAattatattgtttttgttttgtcttaaatgttgttacttttatttatatatgtgtgggtggagggggaggggggtgtgtgtgtgccacccCACAGAAGTGAAAGTTGCAGGACAACTTGTAggcctgcttctccttccactgtgtgggtccggGATCCCACAGAGgtgaggcttggtggcaagcaccgaTGGCCCCTGAGCGATCTCATCAGCGCTGTTTTGTTTTTCGTGTTTTTGAAGGCAAGTTCCAAAGGTTAGCCTCCAACCAACTCAAAATGTAGCCTAGAATgaccccctgcctccacctcccacctgCTTGAGCTCTGGATGTGAGTGAGCCACCATTCCTAGCTTTATCCTGTTTTACCTGTGAAAACCATATGTAAAATGATGGGGAAATTCTGGAAATACTCGGTAGATGAATAAAGACAGCCCCTTGCATAGAGGcccccacctttaatcccaacacttgggagtctGGAGAGTTTCAGGTAGGCCCAGGCTACTAGATTCACAAATAGATTTCTGGAAAATCtaagtatatatttaaaataattcttttggCCTGGTGtgatagtacatgcctttaatcccagtgctcggggaggcagagatagagggatttctgagttcgaggccagcctggtccatagtatgagcccagaacagccagggctacacagagaaaccctgtctcgaaaaaacaaaaacaaaacaaaacaaaataaaaacaaaataataataagtattctgagactctatctcaaaataaataaataaataaatagaatacgTAACGTAATCATAATACCAGCATTTTATTACTTCTCCTGTGTTAATGTATCTAggcaacaaacaacaaaccatcACTAAAGGGAGAAAAACTTGCTCTTCTGATCGTAGTTAGGTATACAACTCCACTTTgccttccaaaaacaaaacaaaagctgggTGTGACTGCACGTGACTATGAAGAACAGCAGGAGGCAAGAAGACcagaggttcaaggccagcctgggctacaggagaccttgttacaaaacaacaaagacatttcAACCCACTGGGTGGCAGCAGTgtatgcctttgatctcagcactctggaggcagaagcagacaaatCTCGGGATTTGAGaaaagccaggactacacagagaaaccctgtcttaaaacaaacaaacaaaaaacccaccccTCTCCCAAACACACACCTAATTTTTAGAAgcgatgaagagaactcaggagaccagatctcATTGTTGCAAaatagcaagaggtttaatttaaccattgcgcaatggggtcacccctgccggtcagcaaagagtggcaccgggagacaaaggccttgggtttttaaaagacaaagtgtgggaattttgaagttgcagtcttggcaatttaggattggatgaggaagctataaagtaagataattggttagtcttaggttggccagtcctgccaagtgtggatgcagctgcagttgaaggtgggggtggttagctcatccttgaagaccAGGGCTTccggcttttggctggaggtcaggagctactcagaagaaggactgaggccatctgggttcgttgctaagaaacactctctcgaagacaagggtctggtcattctttttgctgagtgaaggtcattgcttgctcgcttttttttttatatctgtccttaccgatagggtcacattcctccgttctctgaaaaggtactaagaggctttagcttaacctgaacctaaaactcaaaaccataggctttagaagacatataggttacaaagttagtctaaccctttcaacagGAGACTTAAGAACCGTCCGCTGAACCCCAGAGGCACAAACTCAGCTTGTGAAGGTCTCTTCCAGGACAAATAACCTGGTTCAACAGTAAACAGAAACAGCTGGAGAAGGAAACACAAGACTGGAAATGACACCAAAGGGCTGGGGATGGTGCCCGGTTCTAAGAATTGGCCTAGTGTGCCCAGAACCGGGCTTGCTGTTTGCTCCCCTGCcaaaaatcaagcaaacaaagaaattgAACAGGTGAAGGTGTTCAAACAAACCTCAGCAGACCTCTGTGAAGAGAACCATGAAAGGATTTACACAAGAAGAATGATTTGGACACGAGGGTGGATTAAGATTCTAAATGGAAGGTAAACGCAGAAACAGATTTCTGGCAAACTTAAGTACTTACCatatgtcaaacaaacaaacaaacaaacaaacaaacaaaaactactccaggggctggagagatggctcagtggttaagagcactggctgctcctccagaggaccaaggtttgattcccagcacccacatggcagctcgcagCTGTCTGTAACGCTGGTCCTAGGGGATCCAACCGGCTTCTGAAGGCACTGCATGCCGGTGGGACAcacccatacccacacacacacaaagaaagaaagaaagaacttgcTTGGTCCAAGCATGGCGGTTCAGGCTGAAGGTTGTGAGCCGTACATTCTGCCCCTTCCCGAGCTCACCTCCATCCCCCCTACCCTCACTCACCCACTCCCAGCCCCAGAAACTGTACAGAAATATTCTGGAGGCTGTGGAAGGAAGCCCGAGTGCTTAAGCCTAGGGGGCtacagagatcctgtcttaacCTTCCCTTCCCCGAAGGATCCTACGCATGGAAGTGAGCGCAAGCGTAGCAGAGGACATGGTGGGAACAGCAATCAAAACTGTCCGAGCTTCTCACATTCTTGTGGTGGTTAGGGTGAAAATTGCCCCCGCAGGCTCATCATGTATCTGAACACAGCTCTGCTCTGAGTGGTTTCAGACCGTGGACTCTATTTCATTAGGAAAGGGGACTTTGTTGCTAAAGTGAATTGAAACCAGTAGATCCAAATTGTCTTCTTAGTATCAACAGtactttccccctccctccctccctcccgtccttcctttccttcctttctttcaactTTTTAAGACGGGGTCTCCTGTAGCCCCAGCCAGCTTGGAACCCAGTAAGATGACCTTGGACCCCTGACCCCTCAGCTCCACGTCCCAGATATGCTGGGACACGGAGCAGGGAGACAACGGTCTACAGACTGCTGGTGGTTCTCCTGTCTCCGTCTCAGAGAGCTCACAGTATCCTGGAAGCTGGGCAGGCATAGGTGACAGCTAGTCTAAATTACACAGCAGGACAGCTCCTCAACACGTAGACACTTTAGGCTACTGTAGGTCATAGGTGATCAAAGTCCATGCTGCAGGTCAGTGAATTGGCACCTGTTGGGGGCtagttgctgatttttttttttttttttagctgtagAGATTAGATGCTAGACTATTCCTCAGAAGGGTTTTGAGTATTTCTGGTTGATTCCTAAACTCCAGCATATACACAGCTcccccttctgtgtctttttcattcgttttcttttgttattttaggTGTGGGAGGTTCCTGCAGGCTTTACAGGGAAACGTCTAGGTGAGCCTGATTCAGGTAACCAGTACTAGGCCATGGCTTTAGCCACATTTAAGCACAGCGCAGTCTTGGAAAAAAGTCGTCTGTTAGCGATTAACTCAGTCCAGTGAGTATGAGGAAGCCTGAGACATGTCTACACTGGAGCTCTTTACGAGGTACTTGTGGCTTCGGCTCCCTCTGTAAGGTGGGTTCTTGTTGACTTAGCAACAGTGCTCAAGGTCAGGGTCTAGGGAGAGCGGCTGAGGTAAACACAGTGTCCATGGGAGTCAGGATTCAGCCTGGCTCTAAGAAGACATCGAAGTCAAATCAAATGCTTTTGTCAgtagggaatatatatatatatatactttaaagtttaaaaaaaaaaaaaagaaagaaagtaaagttgggctggtgagatggctcagcagtcaagagcactggctgctcttccagaggacccaggttcaaatccccagcaactacaggatggctcacaattgcctgaaactccaggtctagggaatctagcaccctcacacagatacatacatgcaggcaaaacacccatgaaaacaaacaaaaatgtttttttctaaatTGAAGTTAACATAGCTCAATGTAGCACAGTATGTAGGGCTATAAGTGTACACAtattcccctttttattttttaaaaactttccaTTTACGTACTTGATGGCGATTTAGACTATCCTGTGGCTAGTGAGGGATTTTTAGTAGCATGAACAATATTTAAATGCCTTAAATTATTTGCTAGCTTAAGCAGAACCATTATTAGCTTCAGCTATGATGAGAGTCCTGGGAAGAGCACGTAGAGCTATTTGACAACGTCTAGTTTCAAAGGAGACATAACAGTATTTCCTGGAACTCCCAGGACCCGTGCCACGCCTGGGGCTGTGTTGTGTAGCAGTTAGGGAGAGCTTGATGCAGCCTGTATTGAATTTCAGCACAGATCTTCTACATACCTGACAGCAGAGAAGCTCCCAGACATAGACAGCGGCAGGTCCAGATGTCAAGCCAGCGTCCACTCACCATTAATTACGAATGAAAAGCTTGGAATAATGTAAAATTATGCCTTTATTAGAGAATAGGCTTTTGTGGGCCTTTTAAAGTTACCT
Coding sequences within it:
- the LOC132657120 gene encoding histidine-rich glycoprotein-like; this translates as MIPLSQTQCFRRSSILQPRLPVLLLSSGRGVPHLFLHVSPRSPDWPQSHRGRPLTALILATDDPAGCRAEVAGFEEQQRTLLRDPPPPLPRISEAGSPSCPEEKPESGIVSEKGSLCPLGSLQLSPHLHRFHYASLCAIALPGHTQTHTYTHTLIHTFTLTHTRTLTHTHSHTHTHTQSHTQSHTHTHTHTQSHTLRHTHTHTVTHIHTHSHSHTHTQSHTQSHTHTVTHSHTQSHTHTVTHTVTHTHSHTQSHTHSHTQSHTYTHTHTHTHTVTHTVTHSHTHTHTHTVTHIHTHSHTHTQSHTQSHTVTHTQSHTHSHTHTHTLTHTHTYNICPGLQGLGEGQLEAKRRHF